In Polaribacter pacificus, the genomic window TTAATTGTATAATTAAACACTCCTTAAGGTTTCTAGCACCAACACCAATAGGATCCATTTTATGAACCACTTTGGTTAGCATTTCTGTTACCTTTTGTTCTGTGGTAAATACATTTTGTGTAAAAGCCAAATCATCTACCAAATCAACTAGTTCTCGACGAATATAACCACTGTCATCAATACTACCCACCAAGAACTCTGCAATCAGTCGTTCTTCTTCAGTCATCCGAAAGGTGTTTAACTGATTGGTCAACGATTGATGAAAGCTGGTGCCTGCAGCATAAGGCATGGTTCTGTCTTCATCATCCGAAGAGTAATTATTTGCCTGAGTTTTATAACTAGGAACTTCATCATCACTAAGGTACTCGTCAATATTGATATCTTCTGCGTCAATTTTTTCGTTACCATTATCATCATCATATTCATTCTGAAAATCATCATCTGATGAATCCGTATTGTCTTTACCAGTATCTAGAGCAGGATTTTCTTCGATCTCTTGTTTTAAGCGCTCCTCAAAAGCTTGCGTAGGCAGTTGAATTAACTTCATCAACTGAATTTGCTGAGGAGATAATTTCTGTAACAGTTTAAAATTTAAACTTTGTTTTAACATTGCCTATACTTACTAAATTTTATTAATTAAAATTCTGCGTTTTGTGGGGTTCTTGGAAAAGGGATCACGTCTCTAATATTTGCCATTCCAGTAGCAAATTGCACCAAACGTTCAAAACCTAGTCCAAAACCAGCATGTACTGCGGTTCCAAATTTTCTAGTGTCCAAATACCACCACAATTCTTTTTCATCAATTCCTAAAGCAGCCATTTTTTCTTTTAAAACATCTAATCGCTCTTCACGTTGTGCGCCTCCAACAATTTCTCCAATTCCAGGAAACAAAACATCCATAGCTCTTACTGTTTTTCCATCTTCATTTAAGCGCATATAAAAGGCTTTAATGTTTGCTGGATAATCAAATAAAATAACCGGACATTTAAAGTGTTTTTCAACCAAATAACGTTCGTGTTCAGATTGTAAATCAGCTCCCCACTCGTTGATAGGAAATTGAAACTTCTTCTTTTTATTTGGTTTTGAGTTGCGCAATATATCGATCGCCTCTGTATAGCTAACTCGTTTAAAATTATTTTCAGTAATAAAACGCAGCTTTTCTAGCAAGCTCATTTCACTTCTTTCTGCTTGTGGTTTTGATTTTTCTTCTTGACTTAATCGTTGGTCTAAGAATGCTAAATCATCTTGACAATGTTCTAAAACATAGGCTAAAACAGATTTGATAAAATCTTCTGCCAAGTCCATATTGCCATCTAAATCCATAAAAGCCACTTCTGGCTCTATCATCCAAAACTCTGCCAAATGGCGAGTAGTATTTGAGTTTTCAGCTCTAAAAGTAGGACCAAACGTATATACTTTACCCAATGCCATTGCATAGGTTTCTGCTTCTAGTTGTCCTGAAACTGTCAGGTTGGTTTCTTTTCCAAAAAAATCTTTTGAGTAGTCAATGTCACCTGCTTCAGTAAGAGGGGCCTTATTGGCTTCAAAAGAAGTCACTTTAAACATTTCACCAGCACCTTCGGCATCAGATCCAGTAATAACAGGTGTGTGAACATAATTAAAACCTTCATCTTGAAAGTACTTATGTACTGCAAAAGACAGTTTAGATCGCACTCTCATAACAGCACTAAAGGTGTTTGTTCTAACGCGTAAATGTGCGTTTTCACGCAAAAACTCTAGACTGTGTTTTTTTGGCTGAATAGGGTATTCTTCTGGGTTTGAGTCTCCCAAAATTTCGATTTCACTTACTTGAATTTCTACCGATTGCCCTTTTCCTTGGCTTTCTACCAAAGTTCCTTTTACGGCAATTGCAGCGCCAGTTGTGATTCTTTTTAAGGTTTCTTCATCTGTGTTTTCAAAGTCGATTACACATTGAATATTATGAATGGTAGAGCCATCATTAAGTGCAATAAATCGATTGCTTCTAAATGTTCTAACCCAACCCTTTAACGAAACTTCTTGTAAAAAAAGTTCTGATTTTAATAAGTCTGAAACAGTCCCTTTAATCATCTCTCTAAAATATTTATTTATATTGATTGCCATCTGTTCTGGCAATTACAAAGATACTTTTTTAAGAGATAACGAGCAATGAAAGAAGCATCAATAATTAAGCTTCGCTTTGAGGCTTCTATTGTTAAAAAATTAGTTTGTTCAGCGCTGTAATTATGGCTTTTCTTCTTTTGGAGGAAGAATCTTTATGCTTGGTTCTTTGAATACTTTCTGGTTTGAGATTTTCTTTTCAAAAGAAAGTAGCAAAGAAGGTAGTAATAACAAGTTAGATACCATAGCAAACAAAAGAGTTACAGAAACCAGACCTCCTAAAGCAATAGTTCCTCCAAAACTAGAAATAGTAAAGACTAGAAAACCAAAAAATAACACAATGGACGTGTAAAACATACTCACACCAGTTTCTCTTAATGCGCTGTATACTGATCGAGTAATTTTCCAGTTGTTGGCTTGTAATTCTTGCCTGTATTTTGCTAAAAAGTGAATGGTATCATCCACAGATATACCAAAGGCAATACTAAACACCAAAATTGTTGACGGTTTAATAGGGATGCCTAAAAAGCCCATCAATCCTGCTGTAATTAGTAGGGGTAATATATTAGGTAAAATTGAGATTAAGATCATTTGGTACGATCGAAACATCCATGCCATAAAAATTGCAATTAGTAAAATAGCTAATGACAAAGAAATGATTAGGTTTTTGATTAGGTAATTAGTCCCTTTTAAAAAGACCAAGGCCTTTCCGGTTAGGGTTACCTCATAAGTATCTGCATCAAACTCTTTGTCTATAATGGCTTGTAATCGATTTTGAATATCATCCATTTTGTCAGTGCCCACATCCTTCATAAAGGTGGTGATTCTTGCATATTGACCAGTAGAATCTACAAAATTATTAAGCATTTTGGCATTGCCATCAGAATTTTTGGTAAAGGCAAAAATATGACTCTGTTCTTGTGAGGTAGGAAGCTGATAATATTTAGGGTTCCCTTTGTAGTAGGCTTGTTTTGAGTATTTTACAAGGTTTACTACAGATATTGGTTTAGAAAGTTCAGGAAATTGCTCAATAACTTCATTGATCTTTTCCATCTTTTTAAGTGTCGATAATTTCATGACACCATTTTCTTTTTTGGTATTTACCAATATTTCTAAAGGCATGATTCCTCCAAATTCGGTTTCAAAAAACTTAATGTCTTTGTAGAAGTCTTTTCCTTTAGGCATGTCTTCTATTAGGCTTCCAGAAACGCGGATTTGATAGATGCCGATAATTCCAAAAATGATAATGATCACAGTAGAGATATAAATGGTGATTCTATTGTGTCTCACCATTTTTTCCATCCAGTTTACCACATTTTCAATCCATTTTTTTTCTAAGTGATTTAGATGTTTCTTTTTAGGAAGTGGCATAAAACTATAGATGATTGGAATAATCATCAAAGCCAAAATAAATATACAAACGATGTTGATCGAGGCAATAATTCCAAATTCTCTTAACAGTTGGCTCTTTACAAAAACAAAAGTTGCAAATCCAGAAGCTGTTGTAATATTGGTCATTAAAGTAGCGTTACCGACCTTAGAAATGACTCTTTGCAATGATTTTGCCTGGTTTCCATGCTTCTTAACCTCTTGCTGGTATTTGTTAATTAAAAATACGGCATTGGGTACACCAATAACAATGATTAATGGCGGAATTAATGCTGTTAAGACCGTAATTTCATATTGGAATAAGCCAATAAATCCAAAGGCCCAAACCACACCGATCATGACTACAGATAGTGTAATAAATGTGGCTCTATACGAGCGGAAAAAGAAGTAAAAAATAATTGCGGTGATTCCTAGAGCTCCTAAGACAAATAATAAAATCTCATCTTGAATGTTTTGAGAATTTAAGGTTCTAATATAGGGCATTCCAGAAACACGTACGTTTAAGTCATTGTCTTTCTCAAATTTTTCTATGGTAGGGATAAGTACATCAAAAATATAATCTCTTCGTTGCGGAGTGTTTACAATATCCTTTTTAATGTAAATAGCAGACTGTACAGTTCCAGTATTCTTATTGTAAAGTAGATTGTCATAAAACGGAAGGTTTTCAAACAGATCCTTTCTAATTTTATCTACTTCATTTTGTGTTTTTGGTGATTGTTCAATAAGGGGTTCTAAAACAAATTTTCTGTTTTTTCTATCTACTTCTAGCTTTTGAACATCGGCTATAGAAACGGTAAATTCTATTTCTTCTGCCTTGTCTAATTCTTTGGTAAGTGAATTCCAAGCTTCTAGTTTTTTTGGAGTAAATAAAGTAGTATCCTTAATTCCAAGCAGAATTAAATTTCCTTCTTCACCAAAAACTTTTAAAAATTGGTTGTATTGAATGTTTGCTTCGTGATTTTCTGGAAGTAAGTTCGCCTCAGAATACGAAAACTTCATATACTTCATTTGACTGGCTAAAAAAGCAGTACAGATTGCAATTACAAGTAGAACTACATAGCGGTTTCTCAAGATTAAACCTGCAGCTTTGGTCCAGAAATTCATTTAAAAAAATTTTAGCAAAGGTAACAAATGCCCTTTAAATAGCTGGCATAAAAAAAAGCGTTTGTCAACGCTTTTTTTTAATTTTTTATTTACAATTAGACGGTCAAGATCTCTTTTTCTTTGACCGCTAAAAGTGCTTCTGTTTGTTTTACAAAATCATCTGTTAAAGTTTGAACATCAGCTTCTGCAATCTTTTTCATATCATCAGAAATGTCTACTTTTTTAATCTCGTTGTTGGCGTCTTTTCTTGCATTTCTAATCCCGATTTTGGCATCTTCAGCCTCAGCTTTTGCTTGTTTAGCCAAGCCTAAACGTCTTTCTTCTGTTAATGCAGGAACATTGATAATAATGTTTTCTCCATTATTCATGGGGTTAAAACCAATATTGGCAAGCATAATTGCCTTTTCAATTTCTTGAAGCATGTTTTTTTCCCAAGGTTGTACAGTAATGGTACGTGCATCGGGTGTGTTTACATTGGCAATCTGACTTAAAGGTGTTTGAGAGCCATAATAGTCTACTTGAATTCCACCTAACATAGCAGGAGTTGCTCTACCAGCTCGAATATTTCTCAATTCTTTAATTAAATGCGCTATGGCATTTTGCATTTGTTCTTTGGCCGAGTCTAAAATAAATTCAATCTCTTCGTTCATCACTTAAAATTTATACTTTACTTATTTATTATCAACTATGGTTCCAATTTTTTCTCCAGAAACCAATTTCATGAAGTTTCCTTTTTTGTTCATATCAAAAACAATAATTGGAAGCTTATTTTCTTCACTTAATGTAAACGCAGTCATGTCCATTACTTTTAAGCCTTTTTCTATGACTTCTTTAAAAGTAATGCTTTGAAATTTAATTGCATCTTTATTTTTCTCAGGATCAGAATTGTAAATACCATCTACACGAGTCCCTTTTAAAATAGCATCTGCATTAATTTCTATGGCTCTTAAGACAGCAGCTGTATCTGTAGTAAAATACGGATTTCCGGTACCTCCTCCAAAAATAACAACACGTCCTTTTTCTAGATGACGATTGGCTCTCCTTTTAATATAAGGCTCTGCAATTTCTTTAATCTCAATAGCTGTTTGGAGTCTTGTCTGAATACCTTCTGCTTCAAGGGCACTTTGTAGCGCTAAACCATTAATGCAGGTTGCAAGCATCCCCATATGATCTCCTTGAACTCTATCCATACCGTTACTCGCTCCAGCAACACCTCTAAAGATGTTTCCTCCTCCAATTACAATGGCTACTTCTATTCCTTTTTCTACAACTTCTTTAATTTCCTTGGCATACTCAGACAGTCGTTTTGGGTCTATCCCGTATTGTCTGTCACCCATTAAAGCTTCGCCACTTAATTTTAAAAGAATTCTTTTGTATTGCATGTATTGATTTGTATTTAATAAAATTCTCGCTCAAACGAGAACAAAGGTTTGGCAAATATAAGAAATTCCATCAAAGCATTTTTTGTTTTTAATAAATAGAGTGAAGTTCTATGCAAAAAAAAACCATCCGTATTGGATGGTTTTTATTATGGTTTTTTGAGAACTTAAGATTATCCTAAAGTAACTCTTTTAAATCCGCTTACTGCAACATCTCCATACGTTTTAACGTATTGTGCAACATTCTTCTTTTCGTCTTTAATAAACACTTGATCCAATAAACATTGTTCTTGATCTAAGGTTGTATTATCAGAAATAAAACGCTCCATTTTACCAGGTAAAATACGGTCCCAAATTTGTTCTGGTTTTCCTTCAGCTTTTAATTCAGCTTTTGCAGCTTCTTCAGCTTTTGCTAAAACATCTTCAGTTAACTGAGCCATAGAAATAAACTGTGGTACATTTTTCAATGTTTTCCCTAATCTACCTAACTCAATATTGTCTTTTTCGATTACAGCAATTCTCGCTTCAGTTTCTGATGCAATATAAGCTGGGTCAAAATCTTTATAAGATAAAGTAGTAGCTCCCATTGAAGCAATTTGCATTGCTAAGTCTTTAGTTAAAACATCAGCTTTATCAACTGCGTTTGTTAAACCAACGATAGCAGCAATTTTACCGATATGTGTATAAGAACCAACATAAGCAGCTTCAATTCTTTCAAAAGCAGTAATGTCTAATTTCTCTCCAATAACACCAGTTTGTTCAACTAATTTATCTGCAACTGTCATTCCATCAAAATCAGCAGCTAAAAATTCTTCTTTAGTGTTGAAGTTTAAAGCGATGTCTGCAAGTTGACCAGCCAATGCTACGAATGAATCATTTTTACCAACAAAGTCAGTTTCACAAGCCAATACGATTGCTATTCCAGC contains:
- the asnS gene encoding asparagine--tRNA ligase; amino-acid sequence: MIKGTVSDLLKSELFLQEVSLKGWVRTFRSNRFIALNDGSTIHNIQCVIDFENTDEETLKRITTGAAIAVKGTLVESQGKGQSVEIQVSEIEILGDSNPEEYPIQPKKHSLEFLRENAHLRVRTNTFSAVMRVRSKLSFAVHKYFQDEGFNYVHTPVITGSDAEGAGEMFKVTSFEANKAPLTEAGDIDYSKDFFGKETNLTVSGQLEAETYAMALGKVYTFGPTFRAENSNTTRHLAEFWMIEPEVAFMDLDGNMDLAEDFIKSVLAYVLEHCQDDLAFLDQRLSQEEKSKPQAERSEMSLLEKLRFITENNFKRVSYTEAIDILRNSKPNKKKKFQFPINEWGADLQSEHERYLVEKHFKCPVILFDYPANIKAFYMRLNEDGKTVRAMDVLFPGIGEIVGGAQREERLDVLKEKMAALGIDEKELWWYLDTRKFGTAVHAGFGLGFERLVQFATGMANIRDVIPFPRTPQNAEF
- the frr gene encoding ribosome recycling factor, translating into MNEEIEFILDSAKEQMQNAIAHLIKELRNIRAGRATPAMLGGIQVDYYGSQTPLSQIANVNTPDARTITVQPWEKNMLQEIEKAIMLANIGFNPMNNGENIIINVPALTEERRLGLAKQAKAEAEDAKIGIRNARKDANNEIKKVDISDDMKKIAEADVQTLTDDFVKQTEALLAVKEKEILTV
- a CDS encoding efflux RND transporter permease subunit, with protein sequence MNFWTKAAGLILRNRYVVLLVIAICTAFLASQMKYMKFSYSEANLLPENHEANIQYNQFLKVFGEEGNLILLGIKDTTLFTPKKLEAWNSLTKELDKAEEIEFTVSIADVQKLEVDRKNRKFVLEPLIEQSPKTQNEVDKIRKDLFENLPFYDNLLYNKNTGTVQSAIYIKKDIVNTPQRRDYIFDVLIPTIEKFEKDNDLNVRVSGMPYIRTLNSQNIQDEILLFVLGALGITAIIFYFFFRSYRATFITLSVVMIGVVWAFGFIGLFQYEITVLTALIPPLIIVIGVPNAVFLINKYQQEVKKHGNQAKSLQRVISKVGNATLMTNITTASGFATFVFVKSQLLREFGIIASINIVCIFILALMIIPIIYSFMPLPKKKHLNHLEKKWIENVVNWMEKMVRHNRITIYISTVIIIIFGIIGIYQIRVSGSLIEDMPKGKDFYKDIKFFETEFGGIMPLEILVNTKKENGVMKLSTLKKMEKINEVIEQFPELSKPISVVNLVKYSKQAYYKGNPKYYQLPTSQEQSHIFAFTKNSDGNAKMLNNFVDSTGQYARITTFMKDVGTDKMDDIQNRLQAIIDKEFDADTYEVTLTGKALVFLKGTNYLIKNLIISLSLAILLIAIFMAWMFRSYQMILISILPNILPLLITAGLMGFLGIPIKPSTILVFSIAFGISVDDTIHFLAKYRQELQANNWKITRSVYSALRETGVSMFYTSIVLFFGFLVFTISSFGGTIALGGLVSVTLLFAMVSNLLLLPSLLLSFEKKISNQKVFKEPSIKILPPKEEKP
- the tsf gene encoding translation elongation factor Ts, whose product is MTKISAADVKNLREATGAGMMDCKNALVEAEGNFDKAIEVLRKKGQKVAAKRADRESTEGVAITRINADNTAGIAIVLACETDFVGKNDSFVALAGQLADIALNFNTKEEFLAADFDGMTVADKLVEQTGVIGEKLDITAFERIEAAYVGSYTHIGKIAAIVGLTNAVDKADVLTKDLAMQIASMGATTLSYKDFDPAYIASETEARIAVIEKDNIELGRLGKTLKNVPQFISMAQLTEDVLAKAEEAAKAELKAEGKPEQIWDRILPGKMERFISDNTTLDQEQCLLDQVFIKDEKKNVAQYVKTYGDVAVSGFKRVTLG
- the pyrH gene encoding UMP kinase, with product MQYKRILLKLSGEALMGDRQYGIDPKRLSEYAKEIKEVVEKGIEVAIVIGGGNIFRGVAGASNGMDRVQGDHMGMLATCINGLALQSALEAEGIQTRLQTAIEIKEIAEPYIKRRANRHLEKGRVVIFGGGTGNPYFTTDTAAVLRAIEINADAILKGTRVDGIYNSDPEKNKDAIKFQSITFKEVIEKGLKVMDMTAFTLSEENKLPIIVFDMNKKGNFMKLVSGEKIGTIVDNK